A genomic stretch from Heliangelus exortis unplaced genomic scaffold, bHelExo1.hap1 Scaffold_131, whole genome shotgun sequence includes:
- the LOC139790700 gene encoding ankyrin repeat domain-containing protein 7-like isoform X1, which produces MGLFRRKRHRRYRTVLPSYNPVWPRGAAASTSGPQIEEKDLNRLHHAAAHGHLSWLRFWHSWIKIWGIDCHDRENRTPLHLACANGHTEVARFLVKHGSQLDAVDNFGRTPLMKAVQLREQDCVTFLLEQGADPNLADIDGNTALQLAILARSKNLVGQLIKHGAKLDAKNKKGYTPLTLAITEEHEEILEDLLKAGADVNARDEHERTPLMIAASVGEMYLVKVLLSHGANFSHEDKDGRIAVDYADLHGHLRVSQYLAKLEDTAEAPAGDALGSPEQAGAAGGIKEKPDQENTGEAPVCDAEGTSIVIAPEQAGAAPIFWDAPAVDRGATDDLCEGGSIRSFETEMNDNTWKDSEDSLLFTPKHLLQGDSAVMGNLSAAAQPTH; this is translated from the exons ATGGGGCTCTTCAGGAGGAAGCGTCACCGTCGCTACAGGACTGTGCTGCCCAGTTACAATCCTGTGTGGCCCCGTGGTGCTGCCGCCAGCACCAGCGGCCCTCAGATTGAGGAGAAAGATCTGAACAGGCTTCACCACGCTGCCGCCCACGGCCACCTGTCCTGGCTGAGGTTCTGGCACTCGTGGATCAAGATTTGGGGCATCGACTGCCACGACAGggagaatcg gacacctctccatctggcgtGTGCCaacggccacacagaggttGCCAGATTCCTTGTAAAGCATGGcagccagttggatgctgttgataattttgggagaacacccctgatgaAG gcagtacagctcagagaacaagaCTGTGTGACTTTTCTGCTAGAGCAGGGTGCCGACCCAAATCTTGCAGACATCGATGGCAACACTGCCCTCCAGTTGGCCATCCTGGCTCGTAGTAAAAACCTTGTGGGGCAGTTAATCAAGCATGGTGCCAAACTGgatgccaagaataag aagggctATACCCCACTAACTCTTGCTATCACTGAAGAACACGAGGAGATATTAGaagatctcctgaaagcaggagctgatgtgaATGCTCGAGATGAGCATGAAAG aaccccactcatgattgctgcttctgttggggaAATGTATTTggtcaaagttctcctttctcacgGAGCCAATttttcccatgaagacaaagATGGGAGGATAGCTGTGGATTATGCTGATCTCCATGGCCATTTACG tgtaAGTCAGTACCTGGCAAAACTGGAGGacacagcagaagctcctgcaggggatgcacttggatctcctgagcaggcaggagctgctggagggataaaagaaaaaccagaccAGGAGAACACAGGAGAAGCTCCTGTGTGTGATGCAGAAGGTACCAGCATAGTCATCgctcctgagcaggcaggagctgctccaattTTTTGGGATGCAcctgctgtggacagaggag CCACAGATGACCTTTGTGAAGGAGGCTCAATAAG gagcTTTGAGACTGAGATGAATGATAACACTTGGAAAGATTCTGAAGATTCACTCCTTTTTACCCCTAAG CATCTGTTGCAGGGGGATTCTGCAGTGATGGGGAACCTGAGTGCGGCAGCTCAACCCACTCACTAA
- the LOC139790700 gene encoding ankyrin repeat domain-containing protein 7-like isoform X2 has product MGLFRRKRHRRYRTVLPSYNPVWPRGAAASTSGPQIEEKDLNRLHHAAAHGHLSWLRFWHSWIKIWGIDCHDRENRTPLHLACANGHTEVARFLVKHGSQLDAVDNFGRTPLMKAVQLREQDCVTFLLEQGADPNLADIDGNTALQLAILARSKNLVGQLIKHGAKLDAKNKKGYTPLTLAITEEHEEILEDLLKAGADVNARDEHERTPLMIAASVGEMYLVKVLLSHGANFSHEDKDGRIAVDYADLHGHLRVSQYLAKLEDTAEAPAGDALGSPEQAGAAGGIKEKPDQENTGEAPVCDAEGTSIVIAPEQAGAAPIFWDAPAVDRGACHLIFEQPQMTFVKEAQ; this is encoded by the exons ATGGGGCTCTTCAGGAGGAAGCGTCACCGTCGCTACAGGACTGTGCTGCCCAGTTACAATCCTGTGTGGCCCCGTGGTGCTGCCGCCAGCACCAGCGGCCCTCAGATTGAGGAGAAAGATCTGAACAGGCTTCACCACGCTGCCGCCCACGGCCACCTGTCCTGGCTGAGGTTCTGGCACTCGTGGATCAAGATTTGGGGCATCGACTGCCACGACAGggagaatcg gacacctctccatctggcgtGTGCCaacggccacacagaggttGCCAGATTCCTTGTAAAGCATGGcagccagttggatgctgttgataattttgggagaacacccctgatgaAG gcagtacagctcagagaacaagaCTGTGTGACTTTTCTGCTAGAGCAGGGTGCCGACCCAAATCTTGCAGACATCGATGGCAACACTGCCCTCCAGTTGGCCATCCTGGCTCGTAGTAAAAACCTTGTGGGGCAGTTAATCAAGCATGGTGCCAAACTGgatgccaagaataag aagggctATACCCCACTAACTCTTGCTATCACTGAAGAACACGAGGAGATATTAGaagatctcctgaaagcaggagctgatgtgaATGCTCGAGATGAGCATGAAAG aaccccactcatgattgctgcttctgttggggaAATGTATTTggtcaaagttctcctttctcacgGAGCCAATttttcccatgaagacaaagATGGGAGGATAGCTGTGGATTATGCTGATCTCCATGGCCATTTACG tgtaAGTCAGTACCTGGCAAAACTGGAGGacacagcagaagctcctgcaggggatgcacttggatctcctgagcaggcaggagctgctggagggataaaagaaaaaccagaccAGGAGAACACAGGAGAAGCTCCTGTGTGTGATGCAGAAGGTACCAGCATAGTCATCgctcctgagcaggcaggagctgctccaattTTTTGGGATGCAcctgctgtggacagaggag CATGTCATTTAATCTTTGAACAGCCACAGATGACCTTTGTGAAGGAGGCTCAATAA